A genomic segment from Bradyrhizobium sp. CB1015 encodes:
- a CDS encoding NnrU family protein, which produces MGLLVMILGLVLFFATHIFTTKRKARAQAIARLGEGTYKILYTVVSLAGLALIIWGFAHYRSSGWIDVWYPPKAMKHIAVALMLPAVILVVASYLRGRIYATLKHPMLAGIKLWAAAHLLANGDLGSIILFGSFLGWAVYDRISFKARTDAGGPPIPVGGVSNDLIAVAVGAVAYLALAFAFHPVVIGVPVIGV; this is translated from the coding sequence TCATGATCCTGGGGCTGGTGCTGTTCTTCGCCACCCACATTTTTACGACGAAACGAAAGGCCCGTGCGCAGGCGATCGCGAGGCTGGGCGAGGGGACCTACAAGATTCTCTACACTGTGGTCTCACTCGCGGGGCTGGCGCTGATCATCTGGGGCTTTGCCCACTATCGCAGCTCCGGCTGGATCGACGTCTGGTATCCGCCGAAGGCGATGAAGCACATCGCAGTTGCGCTGATGCTGCCGGCGGTGATCCTCGTGGTCGCCTCGTATTTGCGCGGCCGCATCTATGCGACGCTGAAGCATCCGATGCTGGCCGGTATCAAGCTGTGGGCCGCGGCGCATCTTTTGGCCAACGGCGATCTCGGCTCCATCATCCTGTTCGGCTCTTTCCTGGGCTGGGCGGTCTATGACCGCATCTCGTTTAAAGCTCGCACCGACGCCGGCGGCCCGCCGATTCCGGTCGGCGGCGTCAGCAACGATCTGATCGCGGTCGCGGTCGGCGCGGTCGCTTATCTGGCCCTGGCGTTTGCGTTCCATCCGGTCGTGATCGGCGTTCCCGTGATCGGGGTTTAG
- a CDS encoding class I adenylate-forming enzyme family protein — protein MDWSQSQIPPMRLEARFGDRVVPAFSQRPASLWAMIADARDRNADAEALICGNVRLSWRQASEQAARIAAGLRKHGLQRGDRVAILLGNRIEFPLLLFAAAHEGLVTVLLSTRQQKPEIAYVLADCGAKILIHEAALAERLPDAHDVPDVIHRIAVADDPALSRFAVLADNPPAVAPIEVGEEDTAMILYTSGTTGKPKGAMLAHCNIVHSSMVFVSCLQLTGADRSIAAVPLGHVTGVVANITTMIRCGGALIIMPEFKAADYLKLAARERVTYTVMVPAMYNLCLLQPDFDGYDLSSWRIGGFGGAPMPVATIEKLKAKIPGLKLMNCYGATETTSPSTIMPGELTESHIDSVGLPCPGARMVAMGPDGRELPPGEIGELWIQSASVIKGYWNNPKATAESFTGGFWHSGDLGSVDAQGFVRVFDRQKDMINRGGLKIYSAEVESVLAGHPAVVESAIIARACPVLGERVHAVVVTRQPVTETDLRAWCAERLSDYKVPETMAITSDPLPRNANGKVLKRQLRELLGA, from the coding sequence ATGGATTGGTCGCAATCTCAAATCCCGCCGATGCGGCTCGAGGCGCGCTTCGGCGATCGCGTGGTGCCGGCATTTTCGCAGCGGCCTGCCAGCCTCTGGGCGATGATCGCGGACGCCCGCGACCGCAACGCCGATGCCGAAGCTCTGATCTGCGGCAATGTCCGCCTGAGCTGGCGGCAGGCGTCAGAACAAGCCGCGCGGATCGCTGCGGGATTGCGTAAACACGGATTGCAGCGCGGCGATCGTGTCGCCATCCTGCTCGGCAACCGCATCGAATTTCCGCTGCTGCTGTTCGCCGCCGCGCATGAGGGGCTCGTCACGGTGCTGCTCAGCACGCGCCAGCAGAAGCCGGAGATCGCCTATGTGCTCGCCGATTGCGGTGCCAAGATCCTGATCCACGAGGCCGCGCTCGCCGAGCGGCTGCCCGACGCGCATGATGTGCCCGATGTGATCCATCGCATCGCCGTCGCCGATGATCCGGCTCTGTCGCGTTTCGCAGTGCTCGCCGACAACCCGCCGGCCGTGGCACCGATCGAGGTGGGCGAGGAGGACACCGCGATGATTCTCTACACCTCCGGCACCACGGGCAAGCCGAAGGGCGCGATGCTGGCCCATTGCAACATCGTCCATTCCTCCATGGTGTTCGTGTCCTGCCTGCAATTGACGGGGGCCGATCGCTCGATCGCAGCGGTGCCGCTCGGCCACGTCACGGGGGTCGTCGCCAACATCACCACCATGATCCGCTGCGGCGGCGCGCTGATCATCATGCCCGAGTTCAAGGCCGCCGATTACCTCAAGCTCGCCGCGCGCGAGCGCGTCACCTACACGGTGATGGTGCCGGCGATGTACAATCTCTGCCTGCTCCAGCCCGATTTCGACGGCTACGATCTGTCGAGCTGGCGCATCGGCGGCTTCGGCGGCGCGCCGATGCCGGTTGCCACCATCGAGAAGCTCAAGGCGAAGATTCCCGGCCTGAAGCTGATGAACTGCTACGGCGCGACCGAGACGACGTCGCCCTCGACGATCATGCCGGGCGAGCTGACCGAGAGCCACATCGACAGCGTCGGCCTGCCGTGTCCCGGCGCACGCATGGTCGCGATGGGACCGGACGGGCGCGAGCTGCCTCCCGGCGAGATCGGCGAGCTCTGGATCCAGAGTGCCTCCGTCATCAAGGGCTACTGGAATAATCCGAAGGCCACCGCTGAAAGCTTCACGGGCGGATTCTGGCATTCGGGCGATCTCGGCTCGGTCGATGCGCAAGGGTTCGTTCGCGTGTTCGACCGGCAGAAGGACATGATTAATCGCGGCGGCCTGAAGATCTATTCGGCCGAGGTCGAATCCGTGCTGGCCGGCCATCCCGCGGTGGTCGAGAGCGCGATCATTGCCAGGGCCTGCCCGGTGCTGGGCGAGCGCGTCCACGCCGTGGTGGTGACGCGACAGCCGGTGACGGAAACGGACCTGCGCGCCTGGTGCGCCGAGCGCCTGTCCGACTACAAGGTTCCCGAAACCATGGCGATCACATCGGACCCGCTGCCGCGCAATGCCAATGGCAAGGTGCTGAAGCGGCAGCTGCGGGAGCTGCTGGGGGCTTGA
- a CDS encoding tetratricopeptide repeat protein, with protein sequence MSELFDEVDEEVRREQFKKLWDKYSIYFIALMVLIVAAVGGWRAYQYFEAKKAAEAGAIFEKAVELSEQGKHEDAEKAFTELAAKAPSGYRTLARLRAAAEAASRDPKAGAKMYDDIAADRSIGGEWQDLAKIRAAGLLLDSASYADIQQRLEASAAPKSTFRHSAREMLALSAWRNNDMTAARKWLEAIDGDGETPPGLRSRAEALQALLPPVAKS encoded by the coding sequence GTGTCTGAATTATTTGACGAAGTCGACGAGGAAGTCCGTCGCGAACAGTTCAAGAAGCTGTGGGACAAGTATTCGATCTACTTCATCGCCCTGATGGTGCTGATCGTGGCCGCCGTCGGCGGCTGGCGCGCCTATCAATATTTCGAGGCCAAGAAAGCCGCCGAGGCCGGCGCCATCTTTGAGAAGGCCGTCGAGCTGTCCGAGCAGGGCAAGCACGAGGACGCCGAGAAGGCCTTCACCGAGCTCGCCGCCAAGGCGCCGTCCGGCTATCGCACCCTGGCGCGGCTGCGCGCTGCGGCCGAGGCCGCGAGCCGCGATCCCAAGGCGGGTGCGAAGATGTATGACGACATTGCCGCCGACCGCAGCATCGGCGGCGAGTGGCAGGACCTGGCCAAGATCCGCGCCGCGGGCCTCCTGCTCGACAGCGCCAGCTACGCCGACATACAGCAGCGGCTGGAAGCTTCCGCCGCGCCAAAATCGACCTTCCGCCACAGCGCCCGCGAGATGCTGGCGCTGTCGGCTTGGCGCAACAACGACATGACCGCAGCCCGCAAATGGCTCGAGGCGATTGACGGAGACGGCGAAACGCCGCCCGGCCTGCGCTCGCGCGCCGA